From a single Williamwhitmania sp. genomic region:
- a CDS encoding YdeI/OmpD-associated family protein: MDTVLTFADRQAFREWLAKYGAESNGVWLLFSKKGEIVTLTAADALEEALCHGWIDGQLQSLDDNTYKKYFARRVPNSEWSAKNRKLAQALMEKGLMTQQGLEAIERAKKNGSWDSAKRILIDDEQIQLFKEIVHPYELAYTNLLAMSHSVQRSYTGFYFDAKTDKTREARLEKIIDRLNRNLKPM; this comes from the coding sequence ATGGATACCGTATTGACTTTTGCAGATAGACAGGCTTTTCGCGAATGGCTTGCCAAGTATGGAGCAGAGAGCAATGGTGTATGGTTGCTCTTTAGTAAAAAGGGGGAAATTGTCACACTCACTGCTGCCGATGCACTGGAAGAGGCGCTTTGTCACGGGTGGATAGACGGACAATTACAATCACTGGACGATAATACCTACAAAAAGTATTTTGCCCGACGCGTGCCCAATAGTGAATGGTCCGCTAAGAACAGGAAGTTGGCGCAAGCTCTAATGGAAAAGGGACTAATGACCCAGCAGGGCCTAGAGGCCATAGAACGGGCTAAGAAAAACGGTTCATGGGATAGTGCTAAACGTATCCTGATTGACGATGAGCAAATACAGTTATTTAAGGAAATTGTTCATCCATATGAGCTGGCCTATACCAATCTGCTGGCGATGTCGCATTCGGTGCAGCGTTCGTATACCGGATTTTATTTTGATGCCAAAACGGACAAAACCCGCGAAGCCAGGTTAGAAAAGATTATTGACAGGCTTAATAGAAATTTGAAGCCAATGTAA
- a CDS encoding SDR family oxidoreductase — protein MDIGLRNQLFVVTGASSGLGRAVAETLLLEGASVIVTGRRLELLMELEAAFPGRAEALHGDIAHEKFTQLLLEKIGGRQLSGVLVNAGGPPAKAAIETTVADWDEAYKTLLRWKVELMLSIVPLLQKNKYGRVLFLESMSVKQPIENLALSTSLRLAVVGFAKSLSQELAHSGITVNVIAPGSHDTKALERLFVRKSQDHGISLSDARKLSEQEIPVRRLGRPAEFASLAAWLLSPVSGYVTGQTLTVDGGAVKGIFG, from the coding sequence ATGGATATAGGGCTTCGTAATCAGCTATTCGTGGTAACCGGCGCCAGCTCTGGGCTGGGAAGAGCCGTGGCCGAAACACTCCTTCTCGAGGGGGCTTCGGTGATTGTAACCGGAAGACGTCTCGAGTTGCTTATGGAGCTCGAAGCAGCCTTTCCTGGAAGAGCGGAGGCTCTCCACGGCGATATTGCCCATGAGAAATTCACCCAGCTGCTCCTTGAGAAGATTGGAGGACGTCAGCTCAGCGGTGTTCTGGTTAATGCAGGCGGGCCACCGGCAAAGGCGGCCATTGAAACAACCGTTGCCGACTGGGATGAAGCCTATAAAACGCTCCTTCGGTGGAAGGTGGAGCTAATGCTTAGCATTGTTCCCTTGCTCCAAAAGAACAAGTATGGTCGTGTGCTATTCCTCGAAAGCATGAGCGTAAAGCAGCCCATTGAAAACCTAGCCCTAAGCACCTCGTTACGCCTAGCGGTGGTTGGCTTTGCCAAGTCGCTTTCGCAGGAGCTGGCCCATTCGGGTATTACAGTAAATGTGATTGCCCCCGGTTCGCACGATACCAAGGCGCTTGAAAGGCTTTTTGTGCGAAAGAGCCAAGATCACGGCATCTCCCTTTCCGATGCCCGCAAACTTTCTGAGCAGGAGATACCCGTTCGCCGGCTGGGGCGACCAGCCGAATTTGCCTCGCTGGCGGCATGGCTGCTCTCCCCGGTTTCGGGCTACGTTACCGGGCAAACCCTAACGGTTGATGGTGGGGCGGTTAAGGGAATTTTTGGGTGA